The following are encoded in a window of Roseimaritima ulvae genomic DNA:
- a CDS encoding potassium channel family protein: MKSFTTLYLHFMRNRASRRNLRVLAQFLFILLAMIVVYSWTFHYLMAWEGRRYSWITGFYWTLTVMSTLGFGDITFHTDLGRLFSMLVLMSGTVFMLILLPFTFIQFFYAPWMQAQEAARAPRELPANTSGHVILTHYGPVDAALIKRLTQYKYPYVVLEPEVTEALRLHDLDLKVVVGELDDPETYRRLRTDKAALVVTVGTDVANTNVAFTAREIAEQVPIVATATDVASVDILELAGCTRVLELAEMMGRSLARRVIGRDAKTHVIGQFDELLIAEASAAGTPLIGRTLQEIRLRDHVSLNVSGVWERGRYQNAGPDTRITDNTILVLAGSREQLAEYDALFCIYHTSDVPIVIIGFGRVGSATARELAQQEIEYRVVEKNVKQNDDNARLIEGDAADLEILKQAGIMETPAVVITTHDDALNVYLTLYCRRLRADIQIISRATLERNVHTLHRAGADFVISEASMGANAIFNLLRRSDVLLLAEGLDVFRVKIPPSLAGKTLTEAAIRHRTGCNVIAIHTAAGAQVNPNPGTALPADGEIVVIGSDESEQQFLDLYVNR; this comes from the coding sequence ATGAAGTCATTCACCACGCTGTACCTGCATTTTATGCGGAACCGTGCCAGCCGTCGCAACTTGCGAGTGCTCGCGCAGTTCTTGTTCATTCTGCTGGCGATGATCGTCGTCTACAGCTGGACCTTTCATTACCTAATGGCCTGGGAAGGTCGTCGTTACAGCTGGATTACGGGCTTCTATTGGACGCTGACGGTGATGTCCACGCTGGGGTTTGGCGACATCACGTTTCACACCGACTTGGGCCGGCTGTTTTCGATGCTGGTATTGATGAGCGGCACGGTGTTCATGCTGATTCTGTTGCCCTTTACCTTCATCCAATTCTTCTATGCGCCCTGGATGCAAGCCCAGGAGGCGGCCCGCGCACCTCGCGAGTTACCTGCCAACACCTCAGGCCACGTCATCTTGACCCATTATGGTCCCGTCGACGCCGCATTGATAAAACGGTTGACACAATACAAGTATCCATACGTGGTCTTGGAACCGGAAGTCACGGAAGCTTTGCGGCTACATGATCTGGACCTAAAAGTGGTTGTCGGAGAGTTAGACGATCCCGAGACCTATCGGCGGTTACGCACCGACAAGGCAGCACTTGTCGTCACCGTGGGCACGGATGTCGCCAACACCAACGTTGCCTTCACCGCCAGGGAAATTGCCGAACAGGTTCCCATCGTTGCCACGGCGACCGATGTCGCCTCGGTCGATATCCTCGAGCTAGCGGGCTGCACCCGAGTGCTGGAGCTCGCGGAAATGATGGGGCGTTCGCTGGCTCGGCGGGTCATCGGACGCGACGCCAAGACACATGTCATCGGGCAATTCGATGAATTATTGATCGCCGAGGCCAGTGCCGCGGGCACTCCGCTGATCGGAAGAACGCTCCAAGAAATTCGCTTGCGTGATCATGTTAGTCTCAATGTGTCGGGGGTTTGGGAACGCGGGCGGTATCAAAACGCGGGCCCCGACACACGGATCACCGACAACACCATCTTGGTGTTGGCGGGGTCCCGAGAGCAACTCGCTGAATACGACGCCCTGTTCTGCATCTACCACACCAGCGACGTGCCGATTGTGATCATCGGCTTCGGCCGCGTGGGCTCGGCGACCGCCCGCGAACTTGCGCAACAGGAGATCGAGTATCGAGTCGTGGAAAAAAATGTCAAACAAAATGACGATAACGCTAGACTGATCGAGGGCGACGCGGCCGACCTGGAGATCCTCAAGCAAGCAGGGATTATGGAAACGCCCGCCGTTGTGATTACGACCCACGACGACGCATTGAACGTTTACCTGACGCTGTACTGTCGGCGGTTGCGGGCGGACATTCAGATCATTAGCCGAGCGACACTCGAACGCAATGTTCATACCTTGCACCGCGCCGGCGCCGATTTCGTGATCTCGGAGGCCTCGATGGGGGCGAACGCGATCTTCAATCTACTTCGCCGCAGCGATGTGTTACTGCTGGCCGAAGGGCTGGACGTGTTTCGAGTGAAGATCCCGCCTTCGCTGGCCGGCAAGACTCTGACGGAGGCTGCCATCCGTCACAGGACGGGCTGCAATGTGATTGCCATCCACACCGCCGCCGGAGCCCAAGTCAATCCGAATCCCGGTACCGCATTACCTGCAGACGGGGAAATCGTTGTGATTGGCAGCGACGAATCGGAACAGCAATTCTTGGATCTGTATGTGAATCGCTGA